A genomic region of Tamandua tetradactyla isolate mTamTet1 chromosome 2, mTamTet1.pri, whole genome shotgun sequence contains the following coding sequences:
- the LOC143658622 gene encoding melanoma antigen preferentially expressed in tumors-like: MRKPKSPPRLLELAGQSLLRDEALAIAALDELPTELFPPLFLAAFAGRHSQTLKAMVQAWPFPCLPLGALMKIWKTRQEILQAALEGLDGLLTHKVRPRRWKLKVLDLRENVHHDFWALWSGGRARAQLLSLTETEAAQPIPKRQKVDHPRMGAKQPLVPLEVLIDLCFKQNTLDEFLIYLMEWAKQRKGSLHLCCKKLKAFAMPVKNLKKLLKMVQLHRIQEVDVSCTWKQPIQGSFAPHLGQMVNRHRLLFAHVCVPSCSSPAEEERHVAQFTAQMLRLHLLQELYLDSVYFLKGRLDQVLRCLMTPLEKLSITYCQLQESDLMHLSLFVNISHLKQLALSGVILLNINPEPLKVLLKKVSATLQNLDLDECGLTDAHFNILLPALSRCSQLKSFSFCGNPISMPVLENLLQNAVGLRYLHLGLYPTPLETYQDLHSALHLGRLAELHARLKAMLQDLGQTRTLWFGGHLCSQCGHRTFYIPEPLHCPCHRYA, translated from the exons ATGAGGAAGCCCAAGTCCCCACCCCGGCTCCTGGAGCTGGCGGGTCAGAGCCTGCTGAGGGACGAGGCCTTGGCCATCGCGGCTCTGGACGAGCTGCCCACAGAGCTCTTCCCACCATTATTTCTGGCAGCCTTTGCCGGGAGACACAGCCAGACGCTGAAGGCGATGGTGCAGGCCTGGCCCTTCCCTTGCCTCCCACTGGGTGCCTTGATGAAGATATGGAAGACTCGCCAGGAGATCCTACAAGCTGCTCTTGAAGGACTCGATGGCCTGCTCACCCACAAGGTTCGCCCCAG gagATGGAAATTGAAGGTGCTGGATTTACGGGAGAATGTGCATCATGACTTCTGGGCCTTATGGTCCGGAGGAAGGGCCAGAGCTCAGTTGCTCTCACTGACAGAGACAGAGGCAGCCCAGCCCATCCCTAAGAGGCAAAAAGTGGACCATCCAAGGATGGGAGCAAAGCAACCCTTGGTCCCCCTGGAGGTGCTCATAGATCTTTGCTTCAAGCAAAACACCCTGGATGAATTTCTTATCTACCTCATGGAGTGGGCCAAGCAGAGGAAAGGTTCCCTCCACCTCTGCTGTAAGAAGCTGAAGGCTTTTGCAATGCCAGTAAAAAACTTGAAGAAGCTCctgaaaatggtgcagctacacCGCATCCAGGAAGTGGACGTGAGCTGCACCTGGAAGCAGCCCATCCAAGGAAGCTTTGCCCCACACCTGGGCCAGATGGTCAATCGGCACAGACTCCTCTTTGCCCATGTCTGTGTGCCTTCCTGCAGTTCGCCAGCCGAGGAGGAGCGTCATGTCGCCCAGTTCACTGCTCAGATGCTCAGACTGCACCTCCTCCAGGAGCTCTATTTGGACTCTGTCTACTTCCTCAAAGGCCGCTTGGACCAAGTGCTCAG GTGCCTGATGACCCCCCTGGAAAAGCTTTCCATAACCTACTGCCAACTTCAGGAATCCGACTTGATGCACCTGTCCCTCTTTGTGAACATCAGTCACCTAAAGCAACTGGCCCTGAGTGGTGTCATCCTGCTCAATATAAACCCTGAGCCCCTCAAAGTTCTGCTGAAGAAAGTCTCAGCCACCCTCCAAAACCTGGATTTAGATGAGTGTGGGCTCACAGATGCCCATTTCAACATCCTCTTGCCTGCCCTCAGCCGCTGCTCCCAGCTCAAGTCCTTCAGCTTCTGTGGAAACCCCATCTCCATGCCTGTCCTGGAAAACCTGCTGCAGAATGCTGTTGGGTTGAGATACCTACACCTCGGCTTGTATCCTACCCCTCTGGAGACCTACCAGGACCTTCACAGTGCTCTCCACCTGGGAAGGCTTGCTGAGCTGCATGCCAGGCTGAAGGCGATGCTACAGGACTTGGGGCAGACCCGCACACTCTGGTTCGGTGGCCACCTCTGCTCTCAGTGTGGCCACAGGACATTCTATATCCCAGAACCCCTACATTGCCCCTGCCACAGGTATGCTTAG